In Astatotilapia calliptera chromosome 23, fAstCal1.2, whole genome shotgun sequence, a genomic segment contains:
- the shroom2a gene encoding protein Shroom2 isoform X2: MDAEGYKNDLRCTETESFWHVVQKSGDLDQRSRDCESFKLVEVFLSGGAPWGFTLRGGLEHREPLLITKVEEGSKAEAVGLQVGDELVNINEIPLTGYRQEAICLVKGSHKTLSLVVKRNMKMVDIVAQKMPSENDVLVARSFLTKILRSSMRRNEPISRPHSWHSTKFNESQPGTAKTQSPPAAVWHTHYDASSSSANLSTSWEQTNLRRVSDQFSSHGSMDSLEHVSHPYAAGQLSHAKSNNSMEQLGGGKRDSAYSSFSTSSSTPDYTLSKSNAASTENMVYKVGQWEGGGKHNSSGRNGHSLAAEGVRQDDRLTYFQMPGVSSGCDGPQTEEPAGSHHSTSSRTSFGPVWNVPEKKKTASSSPPPPPPPTRSDSFAATKVHERGLMIAHPEGIDSHLQSRASCENRCHNISLKNDHDSFYFQSEKSHQDQFTSNKRYSHSSDVRQPTHVNQPYHQRHHSEKTTFHPQPWATSAPKPKNVGGYYYSMQEVSANGSTQHTGQSQRKNLSSSTGPDQNTESSGHSRYYCVTTCQPTQPNPVSLSGIPEDRGCATYLPQTGNERTSHSPLTVAKVKYHLPQQQQHSHTKDTNGYSKHQVTSVHENPALKTGSEDWGGQRGHNTQTEESRHSSQSEQRRLLPLQHRELPQEVKHDSQKSNNISPQANPMLHSLSLDVAGQDDRGRGGAVSDESTEAKQLKREDRFATTLRNEIQMRRAKLQKSKSAAVLPWVEGQAKEDQDIRKSTESTTPTSSSSSYKDHLKEVQERVLKATSFRRRDLELVLPEHSNAEALPNYPSSAHARKDVTPLPAVTQSATSHSGGHVTRTGGRKHFPAEKKVKSFSEPDKIHKVGTKEGVAPSDNTSSSLDQQKLFEDGKKPGLPHHMPLESHIKRQSREAASVGATENAMKGIKGRDYAEEAFRVSTQKQSIQDQQRLGTFAEYEASWNTQKKPSEKRVSGRYKSADNILDPGTEERARTTCSHERFRSSPSTEVYEQKIPVPAKKSEAEYSEPESKPAEPLSSDTWFPDRAPGDCKVRDKPAEFEHYSAPPPPPMTGADPDCRHRAAAATLSHRPTSISLDLTETAPPQPEDHSHTDPHSGLWRKPPALENPLPPPRCPEVDSHESSAGSQSEGLNLSDHNSAFNHTHAVKGDSEQGKGQGAGHHLSASPSASSYRPSGLASMEGHRSPSPQFSPQRLSDRPPVSLQDEFSNRMEHVIENQSSAVRKVPIRIVHSGGNAEKENTPFLQHSSPPAIEAEGHAVTRLGSLGAAGQDSVFCAFTRQKEPDGVPHPQKQQMPQRDTYMTTIGDHLQPPPPTDVSSSNKLATNTGVSKAEDQKREELARDIMGKDKSLADILDQSKMKTTMDLMEGIFPQGEQLVEEAHQRRKVQPKQTNSRPAEEREKEDNVAAATSMVTSSAYYSTSAPKAELLIKMKGMQDQEQEEEDSEDELDNDLANKKQELIDSLSKKLQVLREARESLQEDILDNNALGEEVEAQVQQVCKPNELDKFKMFVGDLDKVVSLLLSLSGRLARVENALNSLEEDATPEERRTLIEKRKLLIRQHEDAKELKENLDRREGVVYEILASYLQEDSLADYEHFVKMKSALIIEQRKLEDKIKLGEEQLKCLMDSLPIEQRLAL, translated from the exons GAGGAATGAACCTATAAGTAGGCCTCACTCCTGGCACTCCACCAAGTTCAATGAAAGCCAACCAGGGACTGCCAAAACACAGTCTCCACCCGCGGCAGTCTGGCACACTCACTATGATGCAAG CTCGTCATCGGCCAATCTCTCCACCAGCTGGGAGCAAACAAACCTGCGCAGAGTGTCCGACCAGTTCAGCTCTCACGGCAGCATGGACAGCCTAGAGCATGTGTCACACCCATACGCCGCTGGTCAGCTCTCACACGCCAAATCAAACAACAGCATGGAGCAACTCGGAGGAGGGAAAAGGGACTCGGCCTACAGCTCTTTCTCCACCAGCTCCAGCACGCCGGACTACACCCTCTCAAAAAGCAATGCTGCTTCAACAGAGAACATGGTCTACAAAGTCGGGCAGTGGGAGGGGGGAGGAAAGCACAACAGCAGTGGCAGAAATGGCCACAGCCTGGCTGCAGAGGGAGTCAGACAGGATGACAGGCTCACGTATTTTCAGATGCCAGGCGTCAGCTCAGGCTGCGATGGTCCACAGACCGAGGAACCGGCTGGTTCCCACCATTCAACTTCAAGTAGAACCAGCTTTGGGCCTGTTTGGAACGTCCccgagaaaaagaaaactgcttcttcttctcctccgcCTCCACCACCACCCACACGCAGTGATAGTTTTGCTGCTACTAAAGTCCATGAAAGAGGGCTGATGATTGCTCACCCCGAAGGAATCGATTCCCACCTGCAATCCAGAGCTTCATGTGAAAATCGCTGTCACAACATTTCCCTGAAGAACGACCATGACAGTTTTTACTTTCAGTCTGAAAAATCCCATCAGGACCAGTTCACTTCAAACAAACGGTATTCCCACTCCAGTGACGTTCGGCAGCCCACCCATGTTAACCAACCTTACCATCAAAGACACCACAGCGAGAAAACCACTTTTCATCCTCAGCCTTGGGCTACTTCTGCACCAAAGCCAAAGAACGTAGGTGGGTACTATTACAGCATGCAGGAGGTATCTGCTAACGGTTCAACACAACACACTGGCCAGAGCCAGAGAAAGAACTTAAGTTCCTCTACAGGCCCTgaccaaaacacagagagcagcgGGCACAGCCGTTACTACTGTGTGACTACATGCCAGCCCACACAGCCGAACCCTGTGTCTTTGTCAGGAATACCAGAGGACAGGGGCTGTGCGACATATCTGCCACAGACTGGAAATGAGCGAACCTCTCACAGTCCGCTGACGGTTGCTAAAGTGAAGTATCATCTGccccaacagcagcagcactcacACACTAAAGACACCAATGGGTACAGCAAGCACCAAGTCACTAGTGTACATGAAAACCCGGCACTTAAAACGGGCTCAGAAGATTGGGGAGGCCAGAGAGGGCACAATACACAGACAGAAGAATCTCGGCACAGCAGTCAGTCTGAACAGCGCCGGCTTctaccactgcagcacagagaaCTGCCCCAAGAAGTCAAGCACGACAGCCAAAAGAGCAACAACATCTCCCCCCAGGCCAACCCCATGCTCCACTCACTGTCTTTGGATGTCGCAGGGCAAGATGATAGAGGAAGAGGCGGTGCAGTTTCTGACGAGTCCACTGAAGCTAAGCAGTTAAAGCGCGAAGACCGCTTTGCCACCACACTGAGAAACGAAATCCAGATGAGAAGAGCGAAGCTGCAGAAAAGTAAAAGTGCGGCTGTCCTCCCCTGGGTTGAGGGTCAGGCTAAAGAAGATCAGGACATCCGGAAGTCCACCGAAAGTACAACTCcaacctcctcctccagctcctacAAGGACCACCTGAAGGAAGTGCAAGAGAGGGTGCTCAAGGCTACATCTTTCAGGAGGAGAGACCTGGAGCTAGTTTTACCAGAGCACTCTAATGCTGAGGCTTTACCTAACTACCCATCCTCGGCACATGCGCGCAAAGATGTCACGCCTCTGCCAGCTGTCACACAGTCAGCAACGAGCCATTCAGGAGGTCATGTGACTCGCACTGGTGGTCGAAAGCATTTTCCTGCAGAAAAGAAAGTTAAGTCTTTCTCTGAACCAGACAAAATTCACAAAGTGGGGACGAAAGAGGGTGTCGCTCCAAGTGATAATACAAGCTCCTCATTAGACCAGCAGAAACTCTTTGAAGACGGTAAGAAACCAGGTCTACCTCACCACATGCCCCTTGAGAGCCATATCAAGCGCCAAAGTCGAGAAGCCGCCTCTGTTGgtgcaacagaaaatgcaatgaAAGGAATCAAAGGTAGAGATTACGCTGAGGAGGCCTTCAGAGTTTCTACACAAAAGCAGTCCATCCAAGACCAGCAAAGACTGGGCACGTTTGCCGAGTATGAGGCCAGCTGGAATACACAGAAGAAACCTTCAGAGAAAAGGGTCTCTGGACGGTACAAGTCAGCTGATAACATACTCGATCCAGGAACCGAGGAGAGAGCCAGAACCACCTGTTCCCATGAGAGGTTCAGATCGTCTCCATCTACAGAAGTCTACGAACAG AAGATTCCAGTTCCTGCAAAGAAGTCAGAGGCAGAGTATTCAGAGCCGGAGAGTAAACCTGCTGAACCACTCAGCTCTGACACATG GTTCCCTGACAGAGCTCCAGGTGATTGTAAAGTGAGAGACAAGCCTGCAGAGTTTGAACATTACTCAGCGCCACCCCCTCCTCCCATGACGGGAGCAGACCCCGACTGCAgacacagagctgctgctgccaccCTCAGCCACAGACCCACATCTATTTCTCTCGACCTCACAGAGACTGCCCCCCCTCAGCCTGAGGACCACAGTCACACAGACCCGCACTCTGGACTCTGGAGAAAGCCCCCTGCACTAGAGAACCCTCTGCCTCCACCCAGATGCCCAGAGGTCGACTCCCACGAGTCCTCTGCCGGTTCCCAGAGTGAAGGCTTAAACCTCTCTGATCATAACTCCGCCTTCAACCACACCCACGCTGTTAAAGGAGACTCTGAGCAGGGCAAAGGACAAGGGGCAGGACATCATCTCTCAGCCTCTCCCTCTGCGTCCTCCTACAGACCTTCAGGGCTGGCCAGCATGGAGGGGCACCGCTCACCATCTCCTCAGTTTTCCCCACAGAGACTCAGCGACAGGCCTCCGGTCTCTCTTCAGGATGAATTCTCAAACAG GATGGAGCATGTGATAGAAAACCAAAGCTCTGCAGTGAGGAAAGTGCCCATCAGGATTGTGCACTCGGGAGGAAATGCAGAGAAGGAAAATACACCGTTTTTGCAGCACAGCAGCCCCCCTGCCATTGAAGCCGAGGGGCACGCCGTGACTCGGCTCGGCAGCCTCGGAGCTGCAGGTCAGGACTCTGTCTTCTGCGCCTTCACCAGGCAGAAGGAGCCCGATGGGGTCCCACACCCTCAAAAGCAACAGATGCCCCAGAGAGACACATACATGACCACTATAGGAGATCACCTCCAACCGCCGCCACCCACAGACGTGTCCAGCAGCAATAAATTGGCGACAAACACAGGAGTGTCCAAGGCAGAGGATCAGAAAAGAGAGGAGCTGGCCAGGGACATCATGGGGAAGGATAAGTCACTAGCAGATATTCTGGATCAGAGCAAGATGAAGACCACAATGGACTTGATGGAGGGCATCTTCCCTCAAGGGGAGcagctggtggaagaagctCACCAGCGCAGGAAGGTGCAGCCGAAGCAGACAAACTCCCGGCCCGCTGAGGAAAG GGAAAAGGAGGACAACGTGGCAGCAGCTACCTCGATGGTGACCAGCTCTGCATATTACAGCACATCTGCTCCCAAAGCTGAGCTCCTTATTAAGATGAAGGGCATGCAGGaccaggagcaggaggaggaggactctGAAGATGAGCTGGACAATGATTTGGCCAATAAGAAG CAAGAGCTGATCGACAGCCTCAGCAAGAAGCTCCAGGTGCTCCGGGAGGCCCGGGAGAGTCTTCAGGAGGACATCCTGGACAACAACGCTCTGGGAGAAGAGGTGGAAGCCCAGGTCCAGCAGGTCTGCAAACCCAACGAGCTGGACAAGTTCAAGATGTTTGTGGGGGACCTGGATAAAGTGGTGAGCCTTCTGCTGTCCCTGTCGGGGCGCCTGGCCAGAGTGGAGAACGCCCTCAACAGTCTGGAGGAGGATGCTACGCCAGAGGAGAGG CGTACGCTGATTGAGAAGAGGAAGCTGCTGATCCGACAGCACGAGGACGCAAAGGAGCTGAAGGAGAACCTGGACCGCAGAGAGGGTGTGGTTTACGAGATCCTGGCGAGCTACCTGCAGGAGGACAGCCTCGCGGACTACGAGCACTTTGTGAAGATGAAGTCGGCGCTCATTATCGAGCAGCGCAAGCTCGAGGATAAAATCAAGCTGGGCGAGGAGCAGCTGAAGTGTCTGATGGACAGCCTGCCCATAGAGCAGCGGCTGGCCCTCTGA
- the shroom2a gene encoding protein Shroom2 isoform X1, translating into MDAEGYKNDLRCTETESFWHVVQKSGDLDQRSRDCESFKLVEVFLSGGAPWGFTLRGGLEHREPLLITKVEEGSKAEAVGLQVGDELVNINEIPLTGYRQEAICLVKGSHKTLSLVVKRNMKMVDIVAQKMPSENDVLVARSFLTKILRSSMRKQHLKGRNEPISRPHSWHSTKFNESQPGTAKTQSPPAAVWHTHYDASSSSANLSTSWEQTNLRRVSDQFSSHGSMDSLEHVSHPYAAGQLSHAKSNNSMEQLGGGKRDSAYSSFSTSSSTPDYTLSKSNAASTENMVYKVGQWEGGGKHNSSGRNGHSLAAEGVRQDDRLTYFQMPGVSSGCDGPQTEEPAGSHHSTSSRTSFGPVWNVPEKKKTASSSPPPPPPPTRSDSFAATKVHERGLMIAHPEGIDSHLQSRASCENRCHNISLKNDHDSFYFQSEKSHQDQFTSNKRYSHSSDVRQPTHVNQPYHQRHHSEKTTFHPQPWATSAPKPKNVGGYYYSMQEVSANGSTQHTGQSQRKNLSSSTGPDQNTESSGHSRYYCVTTCQPTQPNPVSLSGIPEDRGCATYLPQTGNERTSHSPLTVAKVKYHLPQQQQHSHTKDTNGYSKHQVTSVHENPALKTGSEDWGGQRGHNTQTEESRHSSQSEQRRLLPLQHRELPQEVKHDSQKSNNISPQANPMLHSLSLDVAGQDDRGRGGAVSDESTEAKQLKREDRFATTLRNEIQMRRAKLQKSKSAAVLPWVEGQAKEDQDIRKSTESTTPTSSSSSYKDHLKEVQERVLKATSFRRRDLELVLPEHSNAEALPNYPSSAHARKDVTPLPAVTQSATSHSGGHVTRTGGRKHFPAEKKVKSFSEPDKIHKVGTKEGVAPSDNTSSSLDQQKLFEDGKKPGLPHHMPLESHIKRQSREAASVGATENAMKGIKGRDYAEEAFRVSTQKQSIQDQQRLGTFAEYEASWNTQKKPSEKRVSGRYKSADNILDPGTEERARTTCSHERFRSSPSTEVYEQKIPVPAKKSEAEYSEPESKPAEPLSSDTWFPDRAPGDCKVRDKPAEFEHYSAPPPPPMTGADPDCRHRAAAATLSHRPTSISLDLTETAPPQPEDHSHTDPHSGLWRKPPALENPLPPPRCPEVDSHESSAGSQSEGLNLSDHNSAFNHTHAVKGDSEQGKGQGAGHHLSASPSASSYRPSGLASMEGHRSPSPQFSPQRLSDRPPVSLQDEFSNRMEHVIENQSSAVRKVPIRIVHSGGNAEKENTPFLQHSSPPAIEAEGHAVTRLGSLGAAGQDSVFCAFTRQKEPDGVPHPQKQQMPQRDTYMTTIGDHLQPPPPTDVSSSNKLATNTGVSKAEDQKREELARDIMGKDKSLADILDQSKMKTTMDLMEGIFPQGEQLVEEAHQRRKVQPKQTNSRPAEEREKEDNVAAATSMVTSSAYYSTSAPKAELLIKMKGMQDQEQEEEDSEDELDNDLANKKQELIDSLSKKLQVLREARESLQEDILDNNALGEEVEAQVQQVCKPNELDKFKMFVGDLDKVVSLLLSLSGRLARVENALNSLEEDATPEERRTLIEKRKLLIRQHEDAKELKENLDRREGVVYEILASYLQEDSLADYEHFVKMKSALIIEQRKLEDKIKLGEEQLKCLMDSLPIEQRLAL; encoded by the exons GAGGAATGAACCTATAAGTAGGCCTCACTCCTGGCACTCCACCAAGTTCAATGAAAGCCAACCAGGGACTGCCAAAACACAGTCTCCACCCGCGGCAGTCTGGCACACTCACTATGATGCAAG CTCGTCATCGGCCAATCTCTCCACCAGCTGGGAGCAAACAAACCTGCGCAGAGTGTCCGACCAGTTCAGCTCTCACGGCAGCATGGACAGCCTAGAGCATGTGTCACACCCATACGCCGCTGGTCAGCTCTCACACGCCAAATCAAACAACAGCATGGAGCAACTCGGAGGAGGGAAAAGGGACTCGGCCTACAGCTCTTTCTCCACCAGCTCCAGCACGCCGGACTACACCCTCTCAAAAAGCAATGCTGCTTCAACAGAGAACATGGTCTACAAAGTCGGGCAGTGGGAGGGGGGAGGAAAGCACAACAGCAGTGGCAGAAATGGCCACAGCCTGGCTGCAGAGGGAGTCAGACAGGATGACAGGCTCACGTATTTTCAGATGCCAGGCGTCAGCTCAGGCTGCGATGGTCCACAGACCGAGGAACCGGCTGGTTCCCACCATTCAACTTCAAGTAGAACCAGCTTTGGGCCTGTTTGGAACGTCCccgagaaaaagaaaactgcttcttcttctcctccgcCTCCACCACCACCCACACGCAGTGATAGTTTTGCTGCTACTAAAGTCCATGAAAGAGGGCTGATGATTGCTCACCCCGAAGGAATCGATTCCCACCTGCAATCCAGAGCTTCATGTGAAAATCGCTGTCACAACATTTCCCTGAAGAACGACCATGACAGTTTTTACTTTCAGTCTGAAAAATCCCATCAGGACCAGTTCACTTCAAACAAACGGTATTCCCACTCCAGTGACGTTCGGCAGCCCACCCATGTTAACCAACCTTACCATCAAAGACACCACAGCGAGAAAACCACTTTTCATCCTCAGCCTTGGGCTACTTCTGCACCAAAGCCAAAGAACGTAGGTGGGTACTATTACAGCATGCAGGAGGTATCTGCTAACGGTTCAACACAACACACTGGCCAGAGCCAGAGAAAGAACTTAAGTTCCTCTACAGGCCCTgaccaaaacacagagagcagcgGGCACAGCCGTTACTACTGTGTGACTACATGCCAGCCCACACAGCCGAACCCTGTGTCTTTGTCAGGAATACCAGAGGACAGGGGCTGTGCGACATATCTGCCACAGACTGGAAATGAGCGAACCTCTCACAGTCCGCTGACGGTTGCTAAAGTGAAGTATCATCTGccccaacagcagcagcactcacACACTAAAGACACCAATGGGTACAGCAAGCACCAAGTCACTAGTGTACATGAAAACCCGGCACTTAAAACGGGCTCAGAAGATTGGGGAGGCCAGAGAGGGCACAATACACAGACAGAAGAATCTCGGCACAGCAGTCAGTCTGAACAGCGCCGGCTTctaccactgcagcacagagaaCTGCCCCAAGAAGTCAAGCACGACAGCCAAAAGAGCAACAACATCTCCCCCCAGGCCAACCCCATGCTCCACTCACTGTCTTTGGATGTCGCAGGGCAAGATGATAGAGGAAGAGGCGGTGCAGTTTCTGACGAGTCCACTGAAGCTAAGCAGTTAAAGCGCGAAGACCGCTTTGCCACCACACTGAGAAACGAAATCCAGATGAGAAGAGCGAAGCTGCAGAAAAGTAAAAGTGCGGCTGTCCTCCCCTGGGTTGAGGGTCAGGCTAAAGAAGATCAGGACATCCGGAAGTCCACCGAAAGTACAACTCcaacctcctcctccagctcctacAAGGACCACCTGAAGGAAGTGCAAGAGAGGGTGCTCAAGGCTACATCTTTCAGGAGGAGAGACCTGGAGCTAGTTTTACCAGAGCACTCTAATGCTGAGGCTTTACCTAACTACCCATCCTCGGCACATGCGCGCAAAGATGTCACGCCTCTGCCAGCTGTCACACAGTCAGCAACGAGCCATTCAGGAGGTCATGTGACTCGCACTGGTGGTCGAAAGCATTTTCCTGCAGAAAAGAAAGTTAAGTCTTTCTCTGAACCAGACAAAATTCACAAAGTGGGGACGAAAGAGGGTGTCGCTCCAAGTGATAATACAAGCTCCTCATTAGACCAGCAGAAACTCTTTGAAGACGGTAAGAAACCAGGTCTACCTCACCACATGCCCCTTGAGAGCCATATCAAGCGCCAAAGTCGAGAAGCCGCCTCTGTTGgtgcaacagaaaatgcaatgaAAGGAATCAAAGGTAGAGATTACGCTGAGGAGGCCTTCAGAGTTTCTACACAAAAGCAGTCCATCCAAGACCAGCAAAGACTGGGCACGTTTGCCGAGTATGAGGCCAGCTGGAATACACAGAAGAAACCTTCAGAGAAAAGGGTCTCTGGACGGTACAAGTCAGCTGATAACATACTCGATCCAGGAACCGAGGAGAGAGCCAGAACCACCTGTTCCCATGAGAGGTTCAGATCGTCTCCATCTACAGAAGTCTACGAACAG AAGATTCCAGTTCCTGCAAAGAAGTCAGAGGCAGAGTATTCAGAGCCGGAGAGTAAACCTGCTGAACCACTCAGCTCTGACACATG GTTCCCTGACAGAGCTCCAGGTGATTGTAAAGTGAGAGACAAGCCTGCAGAGTTTGAACATTACTCAGCGCCACCCCCTCCTCCCATGACGGGAGCAGACCCCGACTGCAgacacagagctgctgctgccaccCTCAGCCACAGACCCACATCTATTTCTCTCGACCTCACAGAGACTGCCCCCCCTCAGCCTGAGGACCACAGTCACACAGACCCGCACTCTGGACTCTGGAGAAAGCCCCCTGCACTAGAGAACCCTCTGCCTCCACCCAGATGCCCAGAGGTCGACTCCCACGAGTCCTCTGCCGGTTCCCAGAGTGAAGGCTTAAACCTCTCTGATCATAACTCCGCCTTCAACCACACCCACGCTGTTAAAGGAGACTCTGAGCAGGGCAAAGGACAAGGGGCAGGACATCATCTCTCAGCCTCTCCCTCTGCGTCCTCCTACAGACCTTCAGGGCTGGCCAGCATGGAGGGGCACCGCTCACCATCTCCTCAGTTTTCCCCACAGAGACTCAGCGACAGGCCTCCGGTCTCTCTTCAGGATGAATTCTCAAACAG GATGGAGCATGTGATAGAAAACCAAAGCTCTGCAGTGAGGAAAGTGCCCATCAGGATTGTGCACTCGGGAGGAAATGCAGAGAAGGAAAATACACCGTTTTTGCAGCACAGCAGCCCCCCTGCCATTGAAGCCGAGGGGCACGCCGTGACTCGGCTCGGCAGCCTCGGAGCTGCAGGTCAGGACTCTGTCTTCTGCGCCTTCACCAGGCAGAAGGAGCCCGATGGGGTCCCACACCCTCAAAAGCAACAGATGCCCCAGAGAGACACATACATGACCACTATAGGAGATCACCTCCAACCGCCGCCACCCACAGACGTGTCCAGCAGCAATAAATTGGCGACAAACACAGGAGTGTCCAAGGCAGAGGATCAGAAAAGAGAGGAGCTGGCCAGGGACATCATGGGGAAGGATAAGTCACTAGCAGATATTCTGGATCAGAGCAAGATGAAGACCACAATGGACTTGATGGAGGGCATCTTCCCTCAAGGGGAGcagctggtggaagaagctCACCAGCGCAGGAAGGTGCAGCCGAAGCAGACAAACTCCCGGCCCGCTGAGGAAAG GGAAAAGGAGGACAACGTGGCAGCAGCTACCTCGATGGTGACCAGCTCTGCATATTACAGCACATCTGCTCCCAAAGCTGAGCTCCTTATTAAGATGAAGGGCATGCAGGaccaggagcaggaggaggaggactctGAAGATGAGCTGGACAATGATTTGGCCAATAAGAAG CAAGAGCTGATCGACAGCCTCAGCAAGAAGCTCCAGGTGCTCCGGGAGGCCCGGGAGAGTCTTCAGGAGGACATCCTGGACAACAACGCTCTGGGAGAAGAGGTGGAAGCCCAGGTCCAGCAGGTCTGCAAACCCAACGAGCTGGACAAGTTCAAGATGTTTGTGGGGGACCTGGATAAAGTGGTGAGCCTTCTGCTGTCCCTGTCGGGGCGCCTGGCCAGAGTGGAGAACGCCCTCAACAGTCTGGAGGAGGATGCTACGCCAGAGGAGAGG CGTACGCTGATTGAGAAGAGGAAGCTGCTGATCCGACAGCACGAGGACGCAAAGGAGCTGAAGGAGAACCTGGACCGCAGAGAGGGTGTGGTTTACGAGATCCTGGCGAGCTACCTGCAGGAGGACAGCCTCGCGGACTACGAGCACTTTGTGAAGATGAAGTCGGCGCTCATTATCGAGCAGCGCAAGCTCGAGGATAAAATCAAGCTGGGCGAGGAGCAGCTGAAGTGTCTGATGGACAGCCTGCCCATAGAGCAGCGGCTGGCCCTCTGA